TGCTCCACAGTGTCCCCGGCACCGGCATGTGGGAGTGCATCGACTTCTACCCCGTCGGCGGCGCCGATGGCTCGGAGGAGCTGTACGTGATGAAGGAGAGCAGCGACGACGACCGCCACGACTGGTATGCGCTCGGGAGGTACGACGCCGCGGCCAACAAGTACACGCCGATCGACGCGGAGATGGACGTAGGCATCGGGCTGAGGTACGACTGGGGCAAGTTCTACGCGTCCAAGACCTTCTATGACCCCTCCAAGAACCGCCGCGTGCTCTGGGGGTGGATCGGCGAGACCGACTCCGAACGCGCCGACGTCGCCAAGGGATGGGCGTCCCTCCAGGTAACGAACCAATATTTGTGTCAAATTCCTTTTACTACCTCCGTcccggtgtataagtcattcgcgtagttttaGGTTgataatttaactatctaaatatgtattatatgtgacaaaaaatatatatttagaaactacatccgtgtgaaaattagtgatatacttttcatgacatataacacatatttaatttcttaaatcgatgacctagaactacgcgaatgacttatacacccggacggaggaagtaccatGCGATATAGTCGTCGCTGTTCTCTCTGTCATGCATGCATATGGATTGGATTGGGTTGAAGAACATGTCGCTGTAGCTCGCGTGCTTGATTAGCTAGCTGTCGCGGTCTCGTCGTTGCACGTTTCTTTCTTGCTTAACCACCTACCAATAGCAGCTGGTTGTAGCTAGGTCGCTGCTGGAGATTGAAATCTTCAGCTTTAAGATGACAGCTACAACGACATGGTCGGTCGCCCGGTCGTGATCGTGTACTACAATTTACTGGGAAAATGATTTGAAAACGTGCATGCATGTTCCCTCCAAACTTTTGTTAATTCCAGTTGACCAAACAACAAACAAACGCGTAGTACATTTTCTTCTCCAATCTGTACAAGTTTgccctttttgtgaatcttttaatCCTCGTGGTACGCGGGACATGTTAATTAATCACTAACCTACTTATCAATGGATCTCTAACATATTAGGCCGGCTGCCTTTGCTTTGATCGATAGGTTGGTTAATGAGTGCAGATCAAGCCTGCTTGTTTCTCTCCAAACACGGCAACTCGTGCAGCCCTACGGCTACGACACATGTGCATGCCACGTCGATCCCACGTGTAACCATGTGCCTTAGATAAATATATGGATTGGGTGTTGCCCGTTGCTATGATTGAGGGACGACGCAACCGTATCTTAATTTGTCCGGTCCCGGCTAACCACCAAATTCAAACTTTCTGTCTGGAGTTGTGGATCTCTATGTTACCCTACTTAAATCAATTATTACCACTTGGTCGTGCAACCCCATTTTCTATGCTTATGTGTGAGGCATCTCACACCATTGCTATTCATGTTTCTTTTTCCCCAAGTTTTTGTTTCCAACGTGCTTTGTTCATGATTGATTCGATGGTACGAGTGACAGGATGGTTTATCTAAAACTAATCTATGTATGTGCATTTGTCATGCAGTCGATCCCGAGGACGGTGGAGCTGGACGAGAAGACCCGAACCAACCTCATCCAGTGGCCCGTGGTCGAGATCGAGACGCTCCGCATCAACTCCACCGACCTCGGCGGCACCACCATCGACACCGGCAGTGTGCTCCCTCTCCCGCTCCGTCGCGCCacccagctcgacatcgaggccaccttCCACCTTGACACCTCCGCCATCGCTGCCGTCAACGAGGCTGACGTCGGCTACAACTGCAGCACCAGCGGTGGTGCTGCCAACCGTGGCGCTCTCGGTCCTTTCGGACTCCTCGTCCTTGCTGACGGTGCCCTCAAGGAGCAGACGGCGGTGTACTTCTACGTGTCGAGGGGCCTCGATGGGGGCCTCCAGACCCATTTCTGCCAGGACGAGTCACGGTCGTCGCTAGCCCAGGACGTCGTGAAAAGGGTGGTCGGCTTCACCGTGCCTGTGCTCGACGGTGAGGATCTATCCCTCAGGGTGCTGGTGGACCACTCGATCGTGGAGAGCTTCGCCATGGGTGGAAGGTCCACCGCGACATCGAGGGTGTATCCGACGGAGGCCATCTACGCCGCCGCTGGCGTGTACCTTTTCAACAACGCCACCGGCGCTGCCGTCACCGTGGAGAAGCTCGTGGTGCACGAGATGGACGACTCCTACAACCAGATCTTCACGGCCGACGATGCCTCAGCCGCCTTGTAGCTGCAATTAATCAAGCTCTTGGCCCGGTAATGCATATTCACCCATACTACATATTATGATTCGATTGATCGCATTGATCGATCGGCGACTTCCTCCCTCATGGATGGATGGAGATGGAGTACTAGCTACTCTAGTCATCCTCCTGTTTGTTTGTTGTTTTTTCTTCCTTTTGGATTTTGGGTTTTTGGTGAGATGAATTAGTTAGATGATTTGTTGGCAGGATGATTACTGCCTTCCAAGTGTAACTATTGGCAGGATGGATATGTATCCTGCGGctggactatgatgatgatgatgatgatgatgatcatattgATCAATCAATTGTAAATGAAATTATTGGGGAAAGAGCGGGGTACGCGTGTGCGCTGCCACCAATTTTTCGAAATGAAATTTTCTGACTTCCAACTTGTACGCACGGTGCTAACACTCATGGATTTAATCACAATTTAATATCTGCTGTCCACTCGATCTAGAGCCCGTGTGGTAAGATTTCTGAATTGGTGTAACTAGGACAGTTTCTTTCTTTCTGATGTCTTATTGGTACCGTATTCTCttggggccccttcttcttctttttgcagGGTAGGGGCGTAAATGAAAAAGAAAACAGTTAACCAAGCAAGGAGATTAATAGATAACCGTATGTAGTGTGTGGCTTACGGTTCAACTACATTTGATTTATTTTTTTGACATGACATTCGAAATTTCGATGGAAGGTTCGATGTCTGATCCTCATTTTTTTTTTTGCCTTTGTCTGATTGTCTAAAAAACTGCCCAATAACGCCACAAATCTTGAGGATCAGACATTGGCCAAAAAAAGTCTTTATTGTGCTGTACCAGGACAGCCGGTTTCATTCGGTCACATAATTCAGCCTGCTACGCTATACAGGAACTAGCTTCAATGCGGTGCAGTTTTGGCCCGTTCACACATGCTGGCTGAAGCAATAATTGCAAATGGGCCTCTGCAGCCAGAGCCAGTTTTAGTGAAATATTTCTCAACCCAAAAAAATAGTGAAATATTTTTCATTCTACTTTTCTACTTATATTCAATAATATTTTACAACTACACATAATCAAGTATAATAAGTCATATGTATTTTAATTTCagttcatgtgttactaatctaAATATTTATATTCCACACAATCAAATCTCAATGAAATTTTTTGATTCCGTGGCAACACGCAGGATATCATCTAGTTAGCTAACGGACTGCTGCATATAACAGGGAACTGCAACGGTGTGTTTCTTTCAGTTTTGGGAACATTCTATAAGCTTTCTTCACTTGTTTTAATTTTTATTTTCCCTTAGTTTCTTGTTTTTCTGTTTGGTTCTTTATAATCTATATTGTGTTTATTTTAACAAAATAATGATTAGTTTTTTCAAGTTTTCATTTTTAATATTAACTatctttttttcaaaatcatgaaatgatttgaaattcaCGAACGGTTTTTAAATTCATGAGTTTTTTTACATCTTTTGAAGTATGATTTTTTTAATCTATAAAAAAGGGTATCTGGTTTTTTCATGAACCAATGGTTGGCTAGCAAGAGAAAGAGCGATTTTTGTATATGGCTTGCAAAACTACCTCAATGGACCGCCCTTCCAACATATGCATGAGCTCCAGGCACGAACTTCGGTGCCTCAAGCATCAAGGAAGAAAGTCTATACTATGAGCGTCTTTATCAAAACCATTAATTCTTGTTGGCATGCTGGAAGAATAACCAGACTACTACAAATGAATGTGTGATACGTCTATTTTGTATCATGtttttactgttatttataatgtttttgtcATTATTTCATtttatgatgcaattctaatgtCTTTTTCTCTTCATGTTTGTTTGTTGTTTTTTCTTCCTTTTGGATTTTGGGTTCTTGGTGAGATGGATTAGTTAGATGATTTGTTGACAGGATGATTACTGCTTTCCAAGTGTAACTATTGGCAGGATGGATATGTATCATGTGGCAGGACTAtgattgatgatgatgattatattgatcgaTTAATTGTAAATGGAATTATTGGGGAAAGAGCGGGGTACACGCTGCCACCAATTTTTCAAAATGAAAATTTTATACTACATGGATTTAAACGTAATTTAATTTTGATTGTCCACTTGATATGGAGCTTGTATTATAAGATTTCTGAATTGTTGTAACTAGGACGATTTATTTCAATCCGTCGTTTTGTTTGTTCTGTATTCTCTTGGGGgggctgatggaaatatgccctagaggcaataataaagttgttatttatatttttttatatcatgataaatatttattattcatgctagaattgtattaaccggaaacttgatacatgtgtgaatacatagacaaaacaaagtgtccctagtaatgcctctacttgactagctcattaatcaaagatggtcgacatgttttgtcatttgatgaacgggatcacatcattaggagaatgatgtgatggacaagacccatcccttagcttaacataatgatcgttaagttttattgctattgctttcttcatgacttatacatattcctttgactatgagattatgcaactcccgaataccggaggaaacgtcacaacgtaactgggtgattataaagatgctctacaggttctccgaaggtgtttgttgggttggcatagatcgagattatgatttgtcactccaagtatcagagaggtatctcagctgggccctctcggtgatgcacatcatgataagccttgcaagcaatgtgattaatgagttagttgcgggatgatgcattacaaaacgagtaaagagacttgcctgtaacgagattgaactaggtatgaagatactgacgatcgaatctcgggcaagtaacataccgatgacaaagggaatgacgtatgttgtcattgcggtttgactgataaagatcttcgtagaatatgtaggaaccaatatgagcatccaggttccgctgttggttattgatcgaagatgtgtctcggtcatgtctacatagttctcgaacccatagggtccgcacgcttaacgttcgatgacgatttgtattatgagttatgtgttttggtgaccaaagattgtttggagtcctggatgagatcacggacatgacgaggagtctcgaaatagtcgagaggtaaagagtgatatattggacgatagtattcgtaCACCGAAATGGTTTCGGGGCGTTTCGGATATTtattggagtaccgaggggttaccggaacccccagggaaaGTAataggccaacatgggccataggggggaGAGAGGGCAGCCCACAAGGTGTGGCACNNNNNNNNNNNNNNNNNNNNNNNNNNNNNNNNNNNNNNNNNNNNNNNNNNNNNNNNNNNNNNNNNNNNNNNNNNNNNNNNNNNNNNNNNNNNNNNNNNNNNNNNNNNNNNNNNNNNNNNNNNNNNNNNNNNNNNNNNNNNNNNNNNNNNNNNNNNNNNNNNNNNNNNNNNNNNNNNNNNNNNNNNNNNNNNNNNNNNNNNNNNNNNNNNNNNNNNNNNNNNNNNNNNNNNNNNNNNNNNNNNNNNNNNNNNNNNNNNNNNNNNNNNNNNNNNNNNNNNNNNNNNNNNNNNNNNNNNNNNNNNNNNNNNNNNNNNNNNNNNNNNNNNNNNNNNNNNNNNNNNNNNNNNNNNNNNNNNNNccctctcctttcccctttccccctccaagAGAAGGAGGGGggtgactaggactaggagtcctagtgccccccacttggcgcgccctctagggtcggcctcctcccctctcctctgtatacgggggcagggggcaccccaaagcacatcagttgttctcttagccgtgtatgGTGCCCCctgcacagtttactcctccggtcgtattgtcgtagtgcttaggcgaagccctgcgtggatcacatcaccatcaccgtcaccacgccgtcgtgctgacgaaactgtctctcgacactttgctggatcaagagttcgagggacgtcatcgagttgaatgtgtgcagaactcggaggtgccatacgtttagtGCTTGATCGGTTAgaacgcgaagacattcgactacatcaaccgcgttaagctaatgcttccactttcggtctacaagggtacgtggacacactcttcccctctcgttcgtatgcatctcctagatagatcttgcgtgatcgtaggaaattttttgaaattg
This portion of the Triticum dicoccoides isolate Atlit2015 ecotype Zavitan chromosome 7A, WEW_v2.0, whole genome shotgun sequence genome encodes:
- the LOC119330568 gene encoding sucrose:sucrose 1-fructosyltransferase-like, with product MESRAISPGETALPYAYAPLAPSDVAEERRGGGGGVRWRACVAVLAASAVVVLVVASALAGSGRVDRVVGGDVVADMPPLAETARSRGRDAGVSEKTSGAADEMVGLLGAGGDADGFPWSNAMLQWQRTGFHFQPEKNWMNDPNGPVYYRGWYHLFYQYNPEGAVWGNIAWGHAVSRDLIHWRHLPLAMVPDQWYDINGVWTGSATVLPDGSLVMLYTGSTNASVQVQCLAVPADPNDSLLRNWTKYEANPILVPPPGIGDKDFRDPTTAWFDESDKTWRTVIGSKDNHGHTGIVMTYKTKDFINYELIPGLLHSVPGTGMWECIDFYPVGGADGSEELYVMKESSDDDRHDWYALGRYDAAANKYTPIDAEMDVGIGLRYDWGKFYASKTFYDPSKNRRVLWGWIGETDSERADVAKGWASLQSIPRTVELDEKTRTNLIQWPVVEIETLRINSTDLGGTTIDTGSVLPLPLRRATQLDIEATFHLDTSAIAAVNEADVGYNCSTSGGAANRGALGPFGLLVLADGALKEQTAVYFYVSRGLDGGLQTHFCQDESRSSLAQDVVKRVVGFTVPVLDGEDLSLRVLVDHSIVESFAMGGRSTATSRVYPTEAIYAAAGVYLFNNATGAAVTVEKLVVHEMDDSYNQIFTADDASAAL